The following proteins are encoded in a genomic region of Oncorhynchus gorbuscha isolate QuinsamMale2020 ecotype Even-year linkage group LG11, OgorEven_v1.0, whole genome shotgun sequence:
- the sox8a gene encoding LOW QUALITY PROTEIN: transcription factor SOX-8a (The sequence of the model RefSeq protein was modified relative to this genomic sequence to represent the inferred CDS: deleted 2 bases in 2 codons) has protein sequence MTEENSKSFNNHPCSPTGTASSMSQDDSDSDVPSSPTGSDGQAPRHSPGDGITPKLDTGEEDNRFPACIRDAVTQVLNGYDWSLVPMPTRGDRALKNKPHVKRPMNAFMVWAQAARRKLADQYPHLHNAELSKTLGKLWRLLSESEKRPFVEEAERLRVQHKKDYPDYKYQPRRRKSTKPGQSDSDSGAELAHLHPGQMYKAEPGLARPTSMGDGQHHLERTSQPHGPPTPPTTPKTELHLGVKHEGRHPLDGGRQNIDFSNVDISELSTDVISNMEAFDVHEFDQYLPLNGHGSADAPPNHGQGGQGPNPPSGSLSSSYGHSHSNASPWGPKGPGAGSAPPSSSSSSSNSDGLHHRTQIKTEQLSPRHYSSQQSHPTPPPHPDYTPLNSGSCPSSAASSSSSSLPSPQCDYADLQSPSYYSAYTSYPAGLYPYPYFHSSRHPYGSPLINSLAIPPPHSHSPNWEQTVYSTLTRP, from the exons ATGACGGAGGAAAATAGTAAGTCGTTCAACAACCATCCATGCAGTCCAACGGGAACTGCCAGCTCGATGTCGCAGGACGACTCGGATTCGGACGTCCCGTCCTCTCCAACCGGCTCCGATGGACAGGCGCCCAGGCACTCACCCGGCGACGGGATTACCCCAAAACTTGACACCGGCGAGGAGGATAACCGGTTTCCCGCGTGCATTCGAGACGCGGTGACTCAGGTGCTGAACGGATACGACTGGTCGCTCGTACCGATGCCCACACGAGGAGACCGAGCTCTGAAAAACAAACCCCATGTGAAGCGGCCAATGAACGCGTTCATGGTGTGGGCGCAGGCGGCGCGAAGGAAACTAGCGGACCAGTACCCGCATCTCCACAACGCCGAACTCAGCAAGACTTTGGGGAAGCTATGGCG CCTGCTCTCTGAAAGCGAGAAGAGGCCATTtgtggaggaggcagagagactgAGGGTCCAACACAAGAAAGACTACCCTGACTACAAGTACCAACCACGGAGAAGGAAGAGCACCAAGCCAGGTCAGAGTGACTCGGACTCCGGGGCTGAGCTGGCCCACCTCCACCCGGGCCAGATGTACAAGGCTGAACCTGGTCTGGCCAGACCGACCTCCATGGGGGATGGACAACATCATCTAGAGCGGACAA GCCAACCACATGGACCCCCCacaccccccaccacccccaaGACAGAGCTGCACCTGGGGGTGAAACACGAGGGCCGGCACCCCCTGGACGGTGGTCGGCAGAACATCGACTTCAGCAACGTGGATATCTCAGAGCTGAGCACTGACGTCATCAGCAACATGGAGGCCTTCGACGTCCACGAGTTTGACCAGTACCTGCCACTCAACGGGCATGGCTCTGCCGATGCACCTCCCAACCACGGGCAGGGG GGGCAAGGACCCAACCCCCCCTCTGGGTCGCTTAGCTCCTCCTATGGCCACTCCCACAGCAATGCCTCGCCTTGGGGTCCTAAAGGGCCGGGAGCGGGGTCGGcacccccttcttcctcctcgtCCTCAAGTAACAGCGATGGCCTTCACCACAGAACGCAGATCAAAACGGAGCAGCTGAGTCCCAGGCACTACAGCAGCCAGCAGTCCCACCCCACCCCGCCACCCCACCCCGACTACACC CCCCTCAACTCTGGGAGCTGCCCCtcctctgcagcctcctcttcctcctcctccttgcccAGCCCCCAGTGTGACTATGCAGACCTCCAGAGCCCCAGCTACTACAGTGCCTACACCAGCTACCCCGCAGGTCTCTATCCGTACCCCTACTTCCACTCCTCTCGCCACCCCTACGGCAGCCCGCTCATCAACAGCCTAGCTATCCCTCCACCCCACAGCCACAGCCCAAACTGGGAGCAGACTGTCTATTCCACACTCACCAGGCCTTAG